The Candidatus Nitrosotenuis cloacae DNA window TCTGCACTGACGCTACAGAAATCTTTGATGATATCTCTGCCAACCTCTTGTCTAATGCGGAAAGCTTTTGGTCCATTAGGCTCATTAGACCGTCTCCGAGCGGACCAAGATCTGGGTACTTGCTTGCCTCCTCCATCTTCTCAATCTTTGCTAAAACCACTCCCAGCTGGTGTTGATACTTTGATAGAAGCTTATCCCGCTGTATTCTGGACAGGTCTGAGCTGTCCTGGTATAATCTTGAAATTGTTTTTGCAAGTATGTCTTTTTCAATTTTTAATGAATCAATTTGGGCGCGTATGTGTGACGTCGCACCCAAAAGCGGCATCTTGTTTTTATTCTTAGGAAACTTGTTTATGGTTGCTGCAGTTGCTGCGCCTGCAATGGAACTAATTACTAGGGCAATTTCCATTTACGCGTACCATTTGATCCAATTGTACTTGCGTATTCGTGCCTCTGGAAAACCACAACTGGAGCATCTGTGCTGTCGCTTGTGATACGAGTTCTTACCGCATCTTCTGCATCTTA harbors:
- a CDS encoding 50S ribosomal protein L37e, giving the protein MTRGTPSMGLFSRKKPHIRCRRCGKNSYHKRQHRCSSCGFPEARIRKYNWIKWYA